TAAAGAAATGATTGATGAATGGGTAAAGACTTATACTTCCAAGTTTAACAAAAATCCTATTGATGAATTAAAGAAAAATCGTAGCAGCTGGGTAACGAGAGAAGTTACAAATTCAATCAATTTATTGATTAATTACGTTGCGGAATATAACAAGTTACATAATGAAGAGGACCTTCCAGAAAGTTTACAGGAGTTTATAGTTTCTAAAGCATAATTTTTTGTAAGCGTGTTGGGTCCATGACCCAACATTTTTCCACTCTCATCATGATCAGGATTAATCCTTAACCTCTGCAATACATCCCCACTTAGTATCCCAAATAAGACGCTTAAGTTTTTTATGTTGCTTAAGTAAATCAATCAAGTAATTGACTGAGCCTTGTTTCGTCGCAAATATGATAATATTTGCTGATTTTTTAACAGAAATGGCTAAGGTTGACTTTAAGAAATTTTTTCTAATGAGCTGGAATATCGGCCATTGCTCATTGCGGTTGGCCAGATTAACAGCAAGTATTCCCTCGGGTGTTAAAATCTCTTTGCAGTGACTAAAAAAATCTTCCGTTTTGCATTGTGCGGGAAATACATCGTCAGTAAAAAGATCAATAAGTAGATGGTGAAATTTTCTATCTGTTTGCTGCGCAAAACGCTGCGCGTCTTGATGAATAATTTCTAAATTAGGAAGCCTGTCTGTCATAAAAAATTGTTGTGCAATGGTAATGACTTCACGGCTATATTCGACTGCGGTGAGTTTGATGGGTTTTTCTAATGCTGAAAGAACATGAGCAACACCAGCGCCTCCTAAACCAAACATACAGCAGTTACCGGGATTTATGCGTACAAATAAGGTTAGTGAATTTACATAGTAAAGTCCGGGACGCTTTGGAAAATATTTGTTTAAAAGAGTTTGTAGAGCTGTTC
The nucleotide sequence above comes from Legionella hackeliae. Encoded proteins:
- a CDS encoding spermidine synthase, with amino-acid sequence MWKTFWGNCIYKSANGIYVYQNFLFRWLKFNGTALQTLLNKYFPKRPGLYYVNSLTLFVRINPGNCCMFGLGGAGVAHVLSALEKPIKLTAVEYSREVITIAQQFFMTDRLPNLEIIHQDAQRFAQQTDRKFHHLLIDLFTDDVFPAQCKTEDFFSHCKEILTPEGILAVNLANRNEQWPIFQLIRKNFLKSTLAISVKKSANIIIFATKQGSVNYLIDLLKQHKKLKRLIWDTKWGCIAEVKD